A genomic segment from Klebsiella africana encodes:
- the xylA gene encoding xylose isomerase → MQTYFDQVDRVRFAGPKTDNPLAFRHYNPDEIVLGKRMADHLRFAACYWHNFCWNGADMFGAGSFERPWQAAGDALEMAKRKADVAFEFFYKLNVPYYCFHDVDVSPEGASLKEYLHNFAIMTEVLAEKQQQTGVKLLWGTANCFTHPRYGAGAATNPDPEVFAWAATQVVTAMNATHQLGGENYVLWGGREGYESLLNTDLRQEREQIGRFLQMVVEHKHKIGFGGALLIEPKPQEPTKHQYDYDVATVYGFLKQFGLENEIKVNIEANHATLAGHSFHHEITSAIALGIFGSVDANRGDAQLGWDTDQFPNSVEENTLVMYEILKAGGFTTGGLNFDAKVRRQSTDKYDMFYGHIGAMDVMALSLKLAARMIEDGKLEQGLAKRYAGWQGELGRKIMSGQMSLDNIARYAEQHNLNPQPHSGRQELLENLVNTYIFG, encoded by the coding sequence ATGCAAACCTATTTCGACCAGGTTGATCGCGTTCGCTTTGCCGGACCCAAAACCGATAATCCGCTGGCGTTTCGCCACTATAATCCGGATGAAATCGTGCTGGGAAAACGCATGGCCGATCATCTGCGTTTTGCCGCCTGTTATTGGCATAACTTCTGCTGGAATGGCGCGGATATGTTTGGCGCCGGCTCGTTTGAGCGTCCCTGGCAGGCCGCGGGCGATGCGCTGGAAATGGCTAAACGCAAAGCGGACGTAGCGTTTGAATTTTTCTATAAACTCAACGTGCCGTATTACTGCTTCCACGATGTCGATGTCTCGCCAGAAGGCGCGTCGCTGAAAGAGTATTTGCATAATTTCGCCATCATGACCGAGGTGCTGGCGGAGAAACAGCAGCAAACCGGCGTGAAACTGCTGTGGGGCACCGCCAACTGCTTTACCCACCCGCGCTACGGCGCCGGGGCGGCGACCAACCCCGATCCGGAGGTATTTGCCTGGGCGGCCACGCAGGTAGTGACCGCCATGAACGCCACCCACCAGCTCGGCGGCGAAAACTATGTTCTGTGGGGCGGCCGCGAAGGTTACGAGTCCCTGCTGAATACCGACTTGCGCCAGGAGCGTGAGCAGATTGGGCGCTTCCTGCAGATGGTGGTAGAGCACAAGCATAAGATTGGCTTTGGCGGCGCGCTGCTTATCGAGCCGAAACCGCAGGAACCCACTAAGCATCAGTACGATTACGATGTCGCGACGGTGTATGGTTTCCTGAAGCAGTTTGGTCTGGAAAATGAGATCAAGGTGAACATTGAAGCCAACCACGCCACCCTGGCGGGGCACTCTTTCCACCATGAAATCACCAGCGCCATCGCGCTGGGCATTTTCGGCTCCGTTGATGCCAACCGCGGCGATGCGCAGCTTGGCTGGGATACCGATCAGTTCCCGAACAGCGTGGAAGAAAATACCCTGGTGATGTATGAGATCCTCAAAGCCGGGGGATTCACCACCGGCGGCCTGAACTTTGACGCCAAAGTTCGCCGGCAGAGCACCGACAAATACGACATGTTCTATGGCCATATTGGCGCCATGGACGTGATGGCGCTGTCCCTTAAACTGGCGGCGCGCATGATTGAGGATGGCAAGCTCGAACAGGGGCTGGCAAAACGCTATGCCGGCTGGCAGGGCGAGCTGGGGCGGAAAATTATGAGCGGGCAGATGTCGCTGGATAATATTGCCCGGTACGCTGAGCAGCATAATCTGAATCCGCAGCCTCACAGCGGGCGTCAGGAATTACTCGAAAATCTCGTCAATACTTATATCTTTGGTTAA
- a CDS encoding glycoside hydrolase family 43 protein yields MSLIQNPILRGFNADPSIIRVEDTYYIANSTFEWFPGVRLHESKDLKNWNLLPSPLSTTTLLDMKGNPSSGGIWAPALSWADGQFWLVYTDVKVTEGAFKDMTNYLTTAKDIRGPWSDPIKLNGVGFDASLFHDDDGRKYIVQQTWDHREYHHPFDGITLTELDTNTLKLMPETARTIYRGTAVALVEGPHLYKLNGYYYLFAAQGGTVFTHQEVVARSKTLEADSFETEPGDVFLTNVDTPDSYIQKQGHGALVSTPEGEWYYASLCARPWNRPGESIYDPRGWSTLGRETAIQKVYWDDEGWPRIEGGHGGKTFVEGPKDALFTESASDNSQQDDFTSPALDPNWNTLRVPFTAKMGTTGNGKLTLIGQGSLANTHDLSLIARRWQAFYFDAAVKVKFEPFSYQQMAGLTNYYNDRHWSFVFLTWNEINGKVIEVGENNRGKYTSYLKDNAIKVPDGVEYVWFRTKVRKQTYSYEYSFDGVTFTEIPVQLDAAVLSDDYVLQSYGGFFTGAFVGLAAVDYAGYGTQAEFYQFEYQELGDRLAADGSYSWEAGEARDK; encoded by the coding sequence ATGTCACTTATTCAAAACCCGATATTACGCGGCTTCAATGCCGACCCCAGTATTATTCGCGTCGAGGATACGTACTATATTGCCAACTCGACGTTTGAGTGGTTCCCGGGCGTGCGTTTACATGAGTCGAAAGACCTGAAAAACTGGAACCTGCTGCCTTCGCCGCTCTCCACCACCACCCTGCTGGACATGAAGGGCAACCCCTCCTCCGGCGGCATTTGGGCGCCGGCGCTCTCCTGGGCCGATGGGCAATTCTGGTTGGTGTATACCGATGTGAAGGTCACCGAAGGCGCCTTTAAAGACATGACTAACTACCTGACCACCGCGAAGGATATTCGGGGCCCGTGGAGCGACCCGATCAAGCTGAACGGCGTCGGGTTTGACGCCTCGCTGTTCCATGACGACGATGGCCGGAAATATATCGTCCAGCAAACCTGGGATCACCGGGAGTACCATCACCCCTTCGATGGCATTACCTTAACGGAGCTGGATACCAACACGCTGAAGTTAATGCCGGAAACCGCGCGCACCATCTACCGCGGCACCGCCGTGGCGCTGGTCGAGGGGCCGCACCTCTATAAACTGAACGGCTACTACTATCTGTTTGCCGCCCAGGGCGGCACCGTGTTTACCCACCAGGAGGTGGTGGCGCGGTCGAAAACCCTCGAGGCCGACAGCTTCGAAACCGAGCCGGGCGACGTGTTCTTAACCAACGTCGACACCCCGGACAGCTACATCCAGAAACAGGGTCATGGCGCACTGGTCTCCACCCCGGAAGGCGAATGGTATTACGCCTCGCTCTGCGCCCGGCCGTGGAATCGCCCGGGGGAATCCATCTACGATCCACGCGGCTGGTCAACCCTCGGCCGGGAAACCGCGATCCAGAAAGTGTACTGGGACGACGAGGGCTGGCCGCGTATTGAAGGCGGTCACGGCGGGAAAACCTTCGTCGAAGGGCCGAAAGACGCCCTCTTCACCGAAAGCGCCAGCGATAATAGCCAGCAGGATGACTTTACGTCGCCAGCGCTCGACCCGAACTGGAATACCCTGCGGGTGCCGTTTACGGCCAAGATGGGCACCACCGGTAACGGCAAATTAACCTTAATCGGCCAGGGTTCGTTAGCCAATACGCATGACCTGTCGCTGATTGCCCGCCGCTGGCAGGCCTTCTATTTTGACGCCGCGGTGAAGGTGAAATTCGAGCCCTTCAGCTACCAGCAGATGGCCGGATTAACGAATTACTATAACGACCGCCACTGGAGCTTTGTCTTCCTGACCTGGAATGAAATTAACGGCAAGGTCATCGAAGTCGGCGAAAATAACCGCGGGAAATACACATCGTACCTGAAGGATAACGCCATCAAGGTGCCGGACGGCGTGGAATACGTCTGGTTCCGGACCAAAGTCCGCAAGCAGACCTACAGCTATGAATACAGCTTCGATGGCGTGACGTTCACCGAGATCCCGGTCCAGCTGGATGCCGCGGTACTGTCCGATGACTATGTGTTGCAGAGCTACGGCGGGTTCTTTACCGGGGCGTTCGTCGGCCTGGCGGCGGTAGACTACGCCGGGTACGGCACCCAGGCTGAGTTTTATCAGTTCGAGTATCAGGAGCTGGGCGATAGGTTAGCGGCCGATGGCAGCTATAGCTGGGAGGCTGGCGAGGCGCGGGATAAGTAA
- a CDS encoding phosphorothioated DNA-binding restriction endonuclease has protein sequence MPSSTTLQHAIENITIWRKGEQRAPHKPLLLLYVLSQYQRGHARMFDYASEIRDELHSLLERFGPQRRQYRPDMPFWRLKGDGFWELHNSDQCSTQGSRQPPGKELELCHVAGGFDEPHFALLNRNKRLINTLAHQILEAHFPESIQEELAEEMGFDLQQIRKERDPHFRQQVLRAYNYECAICGFNMRHDNTSVALEAAHIKWKQHGGPCEIPNGLALCAIHHKAFDKGSIGLDEDMRIQVSPAVNGGGIVGRLFWDFDGKPITLPQGKECYPQEGFVAWHRREVFRG, from the coding sequence ATGCCCTCCAGCACGACCCTGCAACACGCGATCGAGAACATCACCATCTGGCGCAAAGGCGAACAGCGTGCGCCGCATAAGCCACTGTTGCTGCTGTACGTCCTCTCGCAGTACCAGCGCGGCCATGCGCGGATGTTCGACTACGCCTCGGAGATACGCGATGAGCTGCATAGCCTGCTGGAACGCTTTGGCCCGCAGCGTCGCCAGTACCGGCCGGACATGCCCTTCTGGCGCCTGAAAGGCGACGGCTTCTGGGAGTTGCACAACAGCGACCAGTGTTCAACCCAGGGCAGCAGACAGCCGCCCGGCAAAGAGCTGGAGCTCTGCCACGTCGCCGGCGGCTTCGATGAGCCACATTTTGCGCTACTCAACAGAAATAAGAGGCTGATAAATACCCTCGCCCATCAGATCCTCGAGGCGCACTTTCCGGAGAGTATTCAGGAAGAACTGGCTGAAGAGATGGGGTTTGATCTGCAGCAGATCCGCAAAGAACGCGACCCGCATTTTCGCCAGCAGGTGCTGCGCGCCTATAACTATGAGTGCGCGATCTGCGGCTTCAATATGCGCCATGATAATACTTCCGTCGCCCTGGAAGCGGCTCATATCAAATGGAAGCAGCACGGCGGCCCCTGCGAAATCCCTAACGGTCTGGCGCTCTGCGCGATTCACCATAAGGCTTTTGATAAAGGCTCCATTGGTCTGGATGAGGATATGCGCATCCAGGTTTCGCCGGCGGTGAACGGCGGGGGCATCGTTGGCAGGCTGTTCTGGGATTTTGATGGTAAGCCGATTACCTTGCCGCAGGGGAAAGAATGCTATCCGCAGGAGGGATTTGTGGCGTGGCACCGGCGGGAGGTGTTCAGGGGATGA
- a CDS encoding MFS transporter — MHSRHDEYHKLTRGERIGYGMGDFAQNLVFGTIGGFLALHMLTVNTISTATAGFIFLFVRIINVFWDPMVGTYVDKRTSKAGKYRPWLLRAGVPLVILSALLFAPIPGVKGSVAFAFIIYLALDLVYSLVNIPYGSLNASLTRDPESIDKLTSTRMMLANSANLLVYTLFPMFVQMAAPKDRSLKDTGFFGLKLNLGNYTDPSANYAWFGVYAIYMIIGAVALFICYKFTKERVVATAEQTANVKTTDLFHELRHNRPLVILGMFFMLAFTFMFFMNTVNGFFNQFVVGHSEWMGAVGLVASIPGIAFPVFWPKLKKIFGKKGFFHLFLAMFIVGELLTYVWSREGMHDALWLAYIATFIKQWGLTSATGFMWALVPEVIAYGELKSGKRNAAIINAIMGLFFKIGFTIGGAIPLWLLAVYGFNESGAVQSASAIDGIIMTAVWIPIALAAISMVIIQVYPISDKHITDINRQLDEIRV, encoded by the coding sequence ATGCACAGTCGGCATGATGAATATCATAAATTAACCCGCGGAGAACGAATTGGTTATGGCATGGGCGACTTTGCGCAAAACCTGGTTTTCGGCACAATTGGGGGTTTTCTGGCTTTGCATATGCTGACGGTAAATACCATCAGCACGGCAACGGCAGGCTTTATTTTTCTTTTTGTCCGTATCATTAATGTGTTTTGGGATCCGATGGTCGGAACCTATGTGGATAAACGAACCTCGAAAGCAGGGAAATATCGTCCATGGCTGTTAAGAGCCGGCGTGCCGCTGGTGATCCTGTCGGCATTACTGTTCGCGCCCATCCCTGGAGTGAAAGGTTCGGTGGCCTTCGCCTTTATTATTTATCTGGCGCTGGACCTGGTTTATTCCTTAGTCAATATTCCCTATGGCTCGCTGAATGCCTCGCTGACCCGCGACCCGGAATCGATCGATAAACTGACCAGTACCCGCATGATGCTGGCCAACAGCGCCAACCTGCTGGTCTATACCCTGTTCCCGATGTTTGTGCAGATGGCGGCGCCGAAAGATCGCAGCCTGAAGGACACCGGCTTTTTCGGCCTTAAGCTGAATCTGGGCAACTATACCGATCCGTCAGCGAACTACGCCTGGTTTGGTGTGTACGCCATCTATATGATCATCGGCGCGGTGGCCCTGTTTATCTGTTATAAATTCACCAAAGAACGCGTTGTCGCGACCGCCGAGCAGACCGCCAACGTCAAAACTACTGACCTTTTCCACGAACTCAGACATAACCGCCCGCTGGTGATCCTCGGCATGTTCTTCATGCTGGCCTTTACCTTCATGTTCTTCATGAACACCGTTAACGGCTTCTTCAACCAGTTCGTCGTCGGCCATTCCGAATGGATGGGCGCCGTGGGTCTCGTCGCGTCTATTCCCGGCATCGCCTTCCCGGTGTTCTGGCCGAAACTGAAAAAAATCTTTGGCAAAAAAGGCTTCTTCCATCTGTTCCTCGCCATGTTCATCGTCGGCGAACTGCTGACCTACGTCTGGTCCCGCGAAGGGATGCACGACGCCCTGTGGCTGGCCTACATCGCCACCTTTATTAAACAATGGGGCTTAACCTCCGCCACCGGCTTTATGTGGGCGCTGGTACCGGAAGTTATCGCGTACGGCGAATTAAAATCGGGCAAACGCAATGCCGCCATTATCAATGCCATTATGGGACTCTTCTTCAAGATCGGCTTCACTATCGGCGGCGCGATCCCGCTGTGGCTGCTGGCGGTGTATGGATTTAATGAAAGCGGCGCCGTGCAGAGCGCCAGCGCCATCGATGGGATCATTATGACCGCCGTGTGGATCCCGATCGCGCTGGCGGCTATTTCGATGGTGATTATTCAGGTTTATCCCATCTCCGATAAACATATTACCGACATCAACCGTCAGCTGGATGAGATCCGCGTGTAG
- a CDS encoding carbohydrate porin yields MTMIKKLPLTMAVIAAFFPLTSVMAQEFTQEQIDAIVAKAVDKALADRQAKIDAAADKKVDVITNPQTTAASPDMAIPFGLKFSGYARYGAHFQTGDQKYVGVDGSYNGASAIGRLGNESNGGEFQISKAFKSAQGAIWDLNVMFDHWSDEVNLKKAYVGVTNVLESNPNAYIWAGRDFHQRPQQGINDYFWMNHDGQGAGVKNFDIGGVQFDVAAVSQVKSCSPEVMADETNPSRITCTGSSDTGDNGHYALTTKTHNIKAGPIDVEVYANYGFDSKAVDSDARLEAWQGGLVLSHTNDSGVNKVILRYSDNSDNSVYNKTDDLTTVYASFEGSHKFTQQAQIEYLLAFHDYDNGKDNTDNRKNYGAIVRPMYFWNDVHSTWLEAGYQRVDYDQGGDNHGWKLTLSQNIAIGMGPEFRPMLRFYVTGGQVDNEHTAKVNNTKDQQLDSLNVGGMFEAWF; encoded by the coding sequence ATGACAATGATAAAAAAGCTTCCATTAACTATGGCGGTTATCGCCGCGTTTTTTCCGCTTACCTCTGTAATGGCCCAAGAATTTACGCAGGAACAGATCGACGCCATCGTCGCCAAAGCCGTTGATAAAGCGCTGGCCGACCGCCAGGCGAAAATCGACGCCGCGGCCGACAAAAAGGTCGACGTGATCACCAACCCGCAGACCACCGCCGCCTCGCCGGATATGGCCATTCCGTTCGGCCTCAAGTTCAGCGGCTACGCCCGCTATGGCGCCCACTTCCAGACCGGCGACCAGAAATATGTCGGCGTCGACGGCTCTTACAACGGCGCCTCGGCGATCGGCCGTCTGGGCAACGAAAGCAACGGCGGCGAATTCCAGATCAGCAAGGCCTTCAAAAGCGCGCAGGGGGCTATCTGGGATCTCAACGTGATGTTCGACCACTGGAGCGATGAAGTTAACCTGAAGAAAGCCTACGTCGGCGTCACCAACGTGCTGGAATCCAACCCCAACGCCTATATCTGGGCCGGCCGCGACTTCCACCAGCGTCCGCAACAGGGGATCAACGACTACTTCTGGATGAACCACGACGGCCAGGGCGCCGGAGTGAAGAACTTTGATATCGGCGGCGTGCAGTTCGACGTGGCGGCGGTGTCGCAGGTGAAATCCTGTAGCCCGGAAGTGATGGCCGACGAGACCAACCCGTCGCGCATCACCTGTACCGGCAGCTCCGATACCGGCGACAACGGCCACTACGCGCTGACCACCAAAACCCACAACATCAAGGCCGGGCCGATCGACGTCGAGGTGTACGCCAACTACGGCTTTGACTCGAAGGCGGTGGACAGCGACGCGCGTCTCGAAGCCTGGCAGGGCGGCCTGGTGCTGAGCCACACCAACGACAGCGGGGTGAACAAGGTGATCCTGCGCTACTCCGACAACTCGGATAACAGCGTCTACAACAAAACCGACGACCTGACCACGGTCTACGCCAGCTTCGAGGGCAGCCATAAGTTCACCCAGCAGGCGCAGATTGAGTATCTGCTGGCCTTCCACGACTACGACAACGGCAAGGACAACACCGACAACCGTAAAAACTACGGCGCCATCGTCCGGCCGATGTACTTCTGGAACGACGTGCACTCCACCTGGCTGGAAGCGGGCTACCAGCGCGTGGATTACGACCAGGGCGGGGATAACCACGGCTGGAAGCTGACGCTGTCGCAGAACATCGCCATCGGCATGGGGCCGGAGTTCCGCCCGATGCTGCGCTTCTACGTGACCGGCGGCCAGGTGGACAACGAGCACACCGCGAAGGTCAACAACACCAAAGACCAGCAGCTGGATTCGCTGAACGTCGGCGGGATGTTTGAGGCGTGGTTCTGA
- a CDS encoding BsuBI/PstI family type II restriction endonuclease gives MSLPTVPDLTIIHERLPKIFPEGTENRNYLIREMAGKTIFVMFYAGAIEGQERWIRPNQVVNMGDSQAVLTGEEERLQWVANSLKRKRIQPSDAWYAENTREPIRDETIKNGLIPCRAVLLREGIATTSSAPRYCLNKVFADLFDADLSANDLEIAIDNWQKNYLNKAALSRIRLLKSGAKIATDAVAVTFPNGEIRMLAPGPSSVIAKAVIEKFAVDFLKTPAVLWLSESGNKVVARDEALATDLGLAIDPSKALPDIILIDLGEDESGDDMLFVFVEVVATDGPINRERKITLTKIALEAGFSEKNLAFLTAFSDRGSPQFRKAISEIAWGSSAWFASEPEHLIVLRDNNPMKLSTKKL, from the coding sequence ATGAGTCTACCTACAGTTCCTGACTTGACAATTATTCATGAAAGATTGCCTAAAATTTTCCCAGAAGGTACCGAAAATCGTAATTATCTCATTAGAGAGATGGCTGGTAAGACAATTTTTGTTATGTTTTATGCTGGGGCAATTGAGGGGCAAGAAAGATGGATCAGGCCTAATCAAGTAGTGAATATGGGAGATTCACAAGCAGTACTTACTGGAGAAGAAGAAAGGCTTCAATGGGTAGCTAATTCTCTTAAGAGAAAAAGAATCCAGCCTTCGGATGCGTGGTATGCCGAAAATACTCGAGAACCGATTAGGGATGAGACTATCAAAAATGGTCTTATCCCATGTCGTGCAGTTTTATTACGAGAAGGTATCGCGACAACTTCGTCTGCTCCTCGATATTGTTTAAATAAGGTATTTGCAGATCTTTTTGATGCTGATTTATCAGCAAATGATTTAGAGATAGCGATAGATAATTGGCAAAAAAATTATTTAAACAAAGCCGCTTTGTCTAGAATTAGATTGCTTAAGTCTGGAGCTAAGATTGCTACCGATGCAGTCGCAGTTACTTTTCCTAATGGCGAAATTAGAATGCTTGCTCCAGGGCCGTCAAGTGTTATAGCAAAGGCTGTTATTGAAAAATTTGCTGTGGACTTTTTAAAAACACCTGCAGTACTTTGGTTATCAGAGTCGGGTAATAAAGTTGTAGCTAGGGATGAGGCTTTAGCAACTGATTTAGGCTTAGCTATAGATCCCTCCAAAGCACTACCCGATATCATTCTTATAGATTTGGGGGAGGATGAATCTGGTGATGATATGCTCTTTGTATTTGTTGAAGTTGTTGCCACTGATGGACCAATTAATAGAGAGCGAAAAATTACATTAACCAAAATAGCTCTCGAGGCTGGATTCAGTGAAAAGAACTTGGCCTTCCTCACGGCTTTTTCAGATAGAGGGTCACCTCAATTTAGAAAAGCAATTTCGGAGATTGCTTGGGGGTCTTCTGCTTGGTTTGCGTCAGAACCTGAACATTTGATTGTACTGCGTGACAACAATCCAATGAAGTTATCCACTAAAAAATTATAG
- a CDS encoding YbgA family protein, producing the protein MNTQPVIGISGCLTGSAVRFDGGHKRMGFVMDELAQWVAFKPVCPEMAIGLPVPRPALRLVQTPVGEIRMRFSHAPHEDVTEKMADFASAHLATLGELSGFIVCAKSPSCGMERVRLYDEKGNRGRKEGVGLFTGALMARYPWLPVEEDGRLHDPLLRENFVERVFALHELNALRARGLTRHGLLAFHSRYKLQLLAHHQAGYREIGPFVASLHEWEDLEAFFEVYREKLMAILKRPASRKNHTNVLMHIQGYFRDQLNSRQRGELREVILNYRAGLLPILAPLTLLKHYLAEYPDRYLQAQNYFDPYPQDLALRLTVN; encoded by the coding sequence ATGAACACGCAACCTGTCATTGGGATCAGCGGATGTTTAACCGGCTCAGCCGTGCGATTCGACGGCGGGCATAAGCGTATGGGCTTTGTGATGGATGAGCTCGCGCAGTGGGTGGCGTTTAAACCCGTCTGCCCGGAGATGGCGATCGGCCTGCCCGTTCCCCGCCCGGCGCTCCGCCTGGTGCAAACCCCGGTCGGGGAGATCCGCATGCGCTTCAGCCACGCCCCACACGAGGATGTGACGGAGAAGATGGCTGATTTCGCCAGCGCCCACCTGGCAACCCTGGGCGAGCTGTCGGGCTTTATCGTCTGCGCCAAATCGCCGAGCTGCGGGATGGAGCGCGTGCGGTTGTATGACGAAAAAGGCAATCGCGGGCGTAAGGAAGGCGTGGGGCTGTTTACCGGCGCCCTGATGGCGCGCTACCCGTGGCTGCCGGTGGAAGAGGATGGCCGGCTGCACGATCCGCTGCTGCGGGAGAATTTTGTCGAGCGCGTTTTCGCCCTGCATGAACTCAACGCCCTGCGCGCCCGCGGCCTGACCCGTCACGGCCTGCTGGCCTTTCACAGCCGCTACAAGCTGCAGCTGCTGGCTCACCATCAGGCGGGCTACCGGGAGATCGGCCCGTTCGTCGCCTCACTGCATGAATGGGAGGATCTGGAGGCGTTCTTCGAGGTCTACCGTGAGAAGCTGATGGCGATCCTCAAGCGGCCCGCCTCGCGGAAAAACCACACCAACGTGCTGATGCATATACAGGGTTATTTCCGCGACCAGCTGAACAGCCGCCAGCGCGGCGAGCTGCGGGAGGTGATCCTCAACTATCGCGCCGGGCTGCTGCCGATCCTCGCCCCGCTGACGCTGCTTAAGCACTATCTGGCCGAGTATCCGGATCGCTACCTGCAGGCGCAGAACTATTTTGACCCCTACCCGCAGGATCTGGCCCTGCGCCTGACGGTGAACTGA
- a CDS encoding Hcp family type VI secretion system effector gives MPIPPYMWLKDDGGADIKGSVDVQDREGSIEIIGLSHGVNLPVDSANGKITGTRQHSSMMIEKEVDSSTPYLYKAAATGQTLQSAEIKFYHINHAGQEVAYYSVLMEQVRITGVNCGVPNCKLSSNDKINHVESVSLQYEKITWRIHDGNIQFSDAWNERPSA, from the coding sequence ATGCCAATTCCTCCGTATATGTGGCTTAAAGACGATGGTGGCGCAGACATTAAAGGGTCTGTTGATGTTCAGGATCGAGAGGGAAGTATCGAAATCATCGGATTGAGTCATGGTGTTAACCTGCCTGTGGACAGTGCTAATGGGAAAATTACGGGCACGCGTCAGCATTCGTCAATGATGATTGAAAAAGAAGTGGATAGTTCGACCCCATACCTTTACAAGGCCGCCGCAACGGGGCAGACGCTACAAAGTGCAGAAATCAAGTTTTACCATATCAACCACGCAGGGCAGGAAGTGGCCTATTATTCTGTACTTATGGAGCAGGTCAGAATAACCGGGGTTAACTGTGGTGTACCTAATTGCAAACTTTCCTCGAATGACAAAATTAACCATGTTGAAAGCGTTAGCCTGCAATATGAGAAAATCACCTGGAGAATCCACGACGGGAATATTCAGTTCAGTGATGCATGGAACGAGCGTCCTTCAGCCTAA